Below is a window of Candidozyma auris chromosome 3, complete sequence DNA.
ACCAAaacctccttctcctctaTCTGTGTTATCCAACTCTTCCTGAGTAATTACAGAAATCTCAGCATTGACAATGCGCTCCAAAACCAATTGAGCTATGCGGTCACCTGCTTTGATCTCAAAGTCCTTCTCGGAGTGATTGAAAAGAACGACTTTCACTTCACCCCTATAGTCAGCATCAATGACACCGGCACCAGTGGAAATGCCGTGCTTGACCGCCAAGCCAGACCTTGGAGCAACTCTACCATAGGTACCAGCTGGCACAATAATAGAGATGTCAGTTGCCACGAGACCCTGGCCATGAGCTGTGATCACGGCTTCCTCAGCCGCGTAAAGATCGTAACCCGCCGCCAATGCAGAACCCTTAGTTGGCACCTTTGCTCTTTCTGAGCGTAAAAAGACTTTGAGGTCGTCGTCAACTTTCTGCTTTTTCTCGGTGGTCATGATGGTCGATGTGGTAAGAGATGCTTGAGATTGTTCAAAAATGCGTCCCGTCGCGTACCTCTGCGCGCCTCACTAGAAACGCGAATGAATACTACACGACGTTTATTCGAAACCAAGGTATGATTGGCGGCTTAGACAGTCGTGAAGCCGAACGTTAAGAATGTTCGGTATTGAGTCTTCAGGCAATTGATGGAGTGTATCGCCAGAAACTCTAACATTAGCGGGCCGCACAGTCTCCAGCTCATCTATATTTAGCGGTAGACCCTCGAGAGACTTGCTGGATTGTTTGTGAACACTTTGAAATAAAACAAGCTGTATTAGGGTGATGACTAAGTCGGTGATGATAAGCTGGTAGAGCCCAAGCTGCCAGAGCTTAAGCCAAAGACTCGCAGAAATATCGTAGTTCTGTTCAACTGATTCACCAATGAAAGAAACTAGCCACCATGAACCATTTATCAAGTTTTTCAAGGCGCCTTGGTCGGCTATCAGTTTTATCCAGAGAGCGAAGAGTGCGTGGTAGAGcaccacaagaagaaacttcCCATACAACGATAGGCAGATCattttggtggtgtttgATCGCATATTTGCTTGGTTTTCACCGCTCTCTTGCTCCCTTCGAGTCGTAGTTTCGTTGATGGTCTCTAGTAGGGACCAGTTTCCAGGCTCCACAATTGCTTTGACTGAGATCATCGATAAGGCCATAAGGTCTAGTAAGAATGGCAAAAGACATGCCATGTGGCAAAACTTAACCAACTGATAGCCCATCAATATGTAAACACATCCTTGGAGTTGAGTCAACATATGACGCTGTCCCTTTGCTTTAGTTACAAGGTACTcagacttgttgaaggcgGTGAGCTCATCTTCCTCCACAGATAACGTGTTCCACTTGTTGACCACAGCTCGTGAGGATGACATGGTTGACGCTTCTGTACCCGTGGAAAATGACCCGGGCATCAAGGAGCCCATGCTGATAGTTTATAGCTGGATAATGGAAGTACAGTCTGGGAAGTAGTATCAGATCACTATCAGCTTAACTTTGCTATCAGTGCAGGCTAGTGCGAGACGGACTTCTGGGCGTATAAGAGGGCAGTGTTAACTACTGGGCAGCACTTTAATTTTGTGCAGCAATGAAAGAAAACATTATATTAGCATATTTTCATAAGTAGGTCAGACTATAGTATCAATAAATTAGCGAACAAGCTTGTTCATAGACTGCTGCTAGAGCTGTTATGAAATTACTGCGAAATCTCTCTACGCTTAGTATAATAGGTCTCACCTCAATAGGTCGGGAGAGCACTTCGTTAGTATTGGGAGTTTTACACTACTTATTTGCTTTGTGAAAGTGAAAACAATACATCCTTGTCTTCAATTTATAGTAGATCAGAGTATGATGCATTTCTGCTCTGCGTCACATCCCCACAAGCAGTGCATTCATAGAAATATCGTtccttttgcaattgactaGAATTATGGTCAGTTAAATACAAGAGACATCACTTTAGAAACGTTCACATCAATCGACCCTCTCCAAATAGGTTTCACATCTAGTATATTATTATATTGCACGCGATAGCTACAACGgtttcttcaccttgtgAAAGACAAATGTAAGGCAATCAAAGCATTCCAGCAAAATAAAAACCAAGACCCAATCTACTAAtcctttttcatttttctcaaatttttattcttgaacttcaacGAGATGTGGGTCCCAACTTACCCACGCTATGTGCTTCCTACACGTAAACTTTGTTGATGTACGCGTCCCACAAAATTGGAGTCCCATTCGTGTCGCAATTTCATGATGGCTCTGgtggaagaaagaaaaaacatTGCATCAATGACGGAGCCGATGAAAGTTGAGTCGAGTATTCCAGCTAAAAGGCAAGCGAACATAGACGATTTTACCATGAGAAGGGTCAAGATAGCCAACGCCGATGATATGGGGGAAGATCAACTAAGTCAGCACCATGATGTCATTGAGATCGAAGATAATGAAGACACAAGAGGTCTACCGACGCCCTCGTCTAGTAGTCAGCGCTCAGATCATTGTGAAAATGATTCATTCGTCAAAGGTGATAGTCCTAAAGCTCAAGACCTGACGTCTCCACTGGCTTTTCAAGGAACAGTTGAAC
It encodes the following:
- the DUT1 gene encoding bifunctional dITP/dUTP diphosphatase yields the protein MTTEKKQKVDDDLKVFLRSERAKVPTKGSALAAGYDLYAAEEAVITAHGQGLVATDISIIVPAGTYGRVAPRSGLAVKHGISTGAGVIDADYRGEVKVVLFNHSEKDFEIKAGDRIAQLVLERIVNAEISVITQEELDNTDRGEGGFGSTGKN